In Neomonachus schauinslandi chromosome 6, ASM220157v2, whole genome shotgun sequence, a genomic segment contains:
- the IGFN1 gene encoding immunoglobulin-like and fibronectin type III domain-containing protein 1: MAGERRKSAIHGVSIRQLVEEIPEGGSTPDFQQKPVALALQEGKNAIFRAVVCGEPKPEVGWQSTKGNLRNSSKYQISSSPCSNEHVLQINKLTGEDSDLYRCTAVNVYGEATCSTRLLVIEVGFRKNRKRHKEPQEDLRKELMDYRNLLKKRAPPPTKKKVDLEQVWQLLTTADRKDYERICLKYGIVDYRGMLRKLKELRKEHEDKMAQYVNAVSNLRHIRVSKEGVATFDLELDLKYSGSKIHLYKDGEMIPYSFDNQTKHCLRRLGKRYQFQIRDLQPEDAGIYHVKVEDAEIFSTELDASAIPSRVVVPLAEAHCEEQGDAVFECILSSPCPNATWNFRHRPLQPRNKYEMFVSPDGLTHRLVVRGAHFSDMGPYSLGTGFHSSTAWLVVEAGKDRNFLIASADHQLQARRGGLEGRSDIYSHGRDATQSPRSRYKPGTGGFSKEAQGPQGHFSQGLADTEVQQGEDAMLSCTLTHDLGPGAWFKDGVKLSTQDGVVFEQDGLVHSLLIAHVQGTQAGRYTFVAGNQRSEATLSVHDRPVIAPGVTEKLREPLVVKAGKPVTVKIPFQSHLPVQTAWKKDGAKVVGSSSPRGAQVALGDGFTRLCLPSAGRKDGGRDSVTLRSEGGSVQAELTLQVIDKPQPPQGPLEVQDRQGAGVCLHWRPPKDSGGRAVEHYVVERRQAGRSTWLKVGEPPADSTAFTDAHVEQGRKYTFRVRAVTSEGAGEALESTEVLVAPEALPGPPSSPAIQSASSQGITLMWTAPRGPGSAHILGYLIEKRKKGSNTWTAVNAQPVPERRWTVADVWQGCQYEFRVTAVSPSGPGEPGPPSDAVFARDPMRPPGPVRDLQVIDTSHTSITLSWAQPDAQDGDTAQGYVVELRGSDSLQWSPCHEGTVPVTSFTAIGLRPQESYFVRVTAVNDGGLGQPTALDTLVQVMPVAVRPKFLMDSSTRDSLMVRAGDTIRVPVSFEAVPMPEVTWLKDGLPLLKSNVTSTKDGLTQLLIPVASFSDSGLYTVVLRNLQGGEAAYRFSLRVAACPKAPGPIHLQENVPGTVTAEWEPSPDEAGVVPLYYEVLTRSSAHGSWRQAADRVHTNHFTLLGVLPGHEYHFRVVAKNELGASLPSDTSQPWCIPRQRDRFPVRRPSYREPNLSQKPRFLVGLRTHLLPQGCECCMSCAVHGWPRPHVTWFKDGQSLAGNPAVYSTDVLGVCSLIIPSVSPKDSGRYKAVAENALGQAVSTATLIVTESSS; encoded by the exons ATGGCAGGTGAGAGAAGA AAGTCCGCCATTCATGGGGTGAGCATCCGGCAGCTGGTGGAGGAGATCCCCGAAGGCGGCAGCACACCAGACTTCCAGCAGAAGCCCGTCGCCTTGGCGCTGCAGGAAG GGAAAAATGCCATCTTTCGGGCCGTGGTCTGTGGGGAGCCCAAACCTGAGGTGGGTTGGCAGAGCACCAAAGGTAACCTCAGGAACTCCAGCAAGTACCAgatctcctcctccccctgcagcaACGAGCACGTGCTACAG ATCAACAAGCTGACGGGTGAGGACTCGGACCTTTACCGCTGCACCGCAGTGAATGTCTATGGAGAGGCCACGTGCTCCACGAGGCTCCTGGTCATCGAAG TTGGCTTTCGGAAGAATCGGAAGAGGCACAAGGAACCCCAGGAGG ACCTCAGGAAGGAGCTGATGGACTACCGAAATCTTCTGAAAAAGAG ggccccGCCTCCCACTAAGAAAAAGGTGGACCTGGAGCAGGTGTGGCAGCTTCTGACGACGGCCGACCGCAAGGACTACGAGCGGATCTGCCTGAAGTACGGCATCGTGGACTACCGGGGCATGCTGCGCAAACTCAAGGAGCTGCGGAAGGAGCACGAGGACAAGATGGCGCAG TACGTTAACGCCGTCTCCAACTTGAGACACATCAGGGTCAGCAAGGAGGGGGTCGCAACATTTGATCTGGAGCTGGATCTCAAGTATTCCGGGAGCAAGATTCACCTGTATAAG GATGGTGAGATGATCCCCTACAGCTTTGATAACCAGACCAAGCACTGTCTGCGGCGGCTGGGGAAGCGCTACCAATTCCAGATCCGGGACCTGCAGCCTGAGGATGCCGGCATTTACCACGTCAAGGTGGAGGATGCCGAAATCTTCTCCACGGAACTGGATGCTAGCG CCATCCCCTCCAGAGTGGTGGTCCCGCTGGCTGAGGCGCACTGTGAAGAGCAGGGTGATGCTGTCTTCGAGTGCAttctctccagcccctgccccaacGCCACCTGGAATTTCCGGCACCGGCCACTCCAGCCCAGAAACAAATAtgaaatgtttgtgtcccctgaTGGGCTGACCCACAGGCTGGTGGTAAGGGGGGCCCATTTCTCAGACATGGGCCCCTACTCACTGGGCACTGGGTTCCACAGTTCTACTGCCTGGCTGGTGGTTGAAG CAGGGAAGGATAGAAATTTTCTGATTGCAAGTGCTGACCATCAGCTGCAAGCCC GGAGAGGTGGCCTGGAGGGCAGGTCAGACATCTACAGCCACGGGAGGGATGCCACCCAGAGTCCCAGATCCAGATACAAGCCTGGCACTGGCGGTTTCTCCAAGGAGGCCCAAG GCCCCCAGGGCCACTTCTCCCAGGGCCTGGCTGACACGGAAGTGCAGCAGGGAGAGGATGCCATGCTCTCCTGTACCCTCACCCACGACCTGGGCCCGGGTGCCTGGTTTAAAGATGGAGTCAAG CTCAGCACCCAGGATGGAGTCGTCTTTGAGCAAGACGGTCTCGTGCACAGTCTCCTCATTGCCCATGTGCAAGGGACCCAGGCTGGGAGGTACACCTTTGTAGCCGGCAACCAGCGGAGCGAGGCCACCCTGAGTGTCCACG ATCGGCCCGTCATTGCTCCTGGTGTCACAGAGAAACTGAGAGAGCCGCTGGTGGTCAAGGCTGGGAAGCCGGTGACAGTGAAGATCCCCTTCCAGAGCCACCTCCCAGTTCAGACTGCCTGGAAAAAGGACGGAGCCAAAGTGGTGGGCAGCAGCAGCCCCCGGGGGGCACAGGTGGCCCTGGGGGACGGCTTCACTCGGCTGTGCCTCCCTAGCGCTGGCAGGAAGGATGGTGGCCGGGACAGCGTGACACTGAGGAGCGAGGGCGGCTCTGTGCAGGCTGAGCTCACCCTGCAAGTTATAG ACAAGCCCCAGCCCCCACAAGGTCCCCTGGAGGTACAGGATCGCCAGGGGGCTGGGGTCTGCCTCCACTGGCGGCCCCCAAAGGACAGCGGGGGCCGGGCCGTGGAGCACTACGTGGTGGAGCGGCGGCAAGCTGGCCGGAGCACTTGGCTGAAGGTGGGCGAGCCCCCCGCAGACAGCACGGCCTTCACCGATGCCCACGTGGAGCAGGGCAGGAAATACACCTTCCGAGTGCGGGCTGTGACCtctgagggggctggggaggccctGGAGTCCACAGAGGTGCTGGTGGCTCCTGAAG CTCTCCCTGGGCCCCCTTCAAGCCCAGCCATCCAGTCGGCCTCCAGCCAGGGCATCACGCTGATGTGGACGGCACCTCGGGGCCCTGGCAGTGCCCACATCCTGGGCTACCTGATCGAGAAGCGCAAGAAGGGGAGCAACACCTGGACAGCAGTGAATGCCCAGCCTGTGCCTG AGAGGAGGTGGACCGTGGCAGATGTGTGGCAGGGCTGTCAGTATGAATTTCGGGTCACGGCTGTGTCTCCCTCTGGTCCCGGAGAGCCTGGGCCCCCATCGGATGCCGTCTTTGCTCGGGACCCCATGA GACCCCCTGGGCCCGTGCGGGACCTCCAAGTCATAGACACGTCGCACACCAGCATCACCTTGAGCTGGGCGCAGCCGGATGCACAGGATGGGGACACAGCCCAGGGATATGTGGTGGAGCTGCGCGGCTCAGACAGTCTGCAGTGGAGTCCCTGCCACGAGGGCACCGTGCCAGTCACCAGCTTCACAGCCATAGGGCTTCGGCCCCAAGAGAGCTACTTCGTGAGGGTGACAGCAGTTAACGATGGGGGCCTTGGCCAGCCCACCGCCCTGGACACGTTAGTGCAAGTCATGCCAGTTGCCG TCCGTCCCAAGTTCCTTATGGACTCCAGCACAAGGGACTCGCTGATGGTCAGAGCTGGGGACACCATTCGTGTGCCGGTCTCCTTTGAA GCTGTCCCCATGCCTGAGGTGACTTGGCTGAAGGACGGCTTGCCCTTGCTTAAAAGTAATGTGACCTCCACCAAGGATGGCCTCACCCAGCTTCTGATTCCTGTGGCCAGCTTCTCAGACAGTGGCCTCTACACTGTGGTGCTGAGGAACCTGCAGGGCGGGGAGGCTGCCTACCGCTTCTCCCTCAGGGTGGCAG CATGCCCGAAGGCGCCTGGGCCCATCCATCTGCAGGAGAACGTGCCCGGGACAGTGACGGCCGAGTGGGAACCTTCTCCAGATGAGGCTGGGGTTGTCCCCCTGTACTACGAGGTGCTGACGCGCTCCTCAGCGCACGGGTCCTGGCGCCAGGCGGCCGACCGCGTGCACACCAACCACTTCACCCTCCTGGGAGTGCTCCCTGGCCACGAGTACCACTTCCGGGTGGTGGCCAAGAACGAGCTGGGGGCCAGCCTGCCCTCAGACACCAGCCAGCCCTGGTGCATCCCCCGGCAGCGAG ACAGGTTCCCAGTGAGGCGTCCAAGCTACAGGGAGCCCAACCTGAGCCAGAAGCCCCGGTTCCTGGTAGGCCTGCGGACCCACCTGCTGCCGCAGGGCTGTGAGTGCTGCATGAGCTGTGCCGTGCATGGCTGGCCGCGGCCCCACGTCACCTGGTTCAAGGACGGCCAGAGCCTGGCGGGAAACCCCGCGGTGTACAGCACCGACGTGCTGGGCGTGTGCTCCCTCATCATCCCCAGCGTCTCCCCCAAGGACAGCGGCCGGTACAAGGCCGTGGCGGAGAACGCACTGGGCCAGGCCGTCAGCACCGCCACCCTCATTGTCACAG AATCTAGCTCCTAG